In Methylomagnum ishizawai, one DNA window encodes the following:
- the flhB gene encoding flagellar biosynthesis protein FlhB, producing the protein MAEDNDQERTEEPTAKRLEDSRKQGQIPRSRELNTLAVLMAGVVGMLMFGSGLLHDLREVMLHDIRLSQRDAFDPEAPLAHLAYDLGLMLEMLWPLLALGVLAALLGPLALGGWNFTSENLGVKLDKLNPLPGIARMFSAQAAVEAAKAIIKFLLVGFVTAGLFMHHLDDFVGLGRLDFLPAAGRAMDLVLTCLLWLCASLVLIAAVDVPFQLWSWKRKLRMTLQEIKDEMRDAEGKPEVKSRIRGLQMEMARRRMMEEVPKADVVITNPSHYAVALKYDAAGMAAPKVVAKGVDLIAAQIRNLALGAEVPLVAAPPLARALHASTELDQEIPQALYLAVAQVLAYVYQLRDARRHGGSGPEPLGDIEVPEEYARS; encoded by the coding sequence ATGGCCGAAGACAACGACCAGGAACGCACCGAGGAACCCACCGCCAAACGGCTGGAAGATTCGCGCAAGCAAGGCCAGATTCCCCGTTCCCGCGAGCTCAACACCCTGGCCGTGCTAATGGCCGGGGTGGTGGGGATGCTCATGTTCGGGTCCGGGCTATTGCACGATCTACGCGAGGTGATGCTGCACGATATCCGCCTGAGCCAACGCGACGCCTTCGACCCGGAAGCGCCCTTGGCCCATTTGGCCTACGACCTAGGCTTGATGCTGGAGATGCTGTGGCCCTTGCTGGCGCTGGGAGTGCTGGCGGCCTTGCTCGGTCCCCTGGCCTTGGGCGGCTGGAACTTCACTTCCGAAAACCTGGGGGTGAAGTTGGACAAGCTCAATCCGCTGCCCGGCATCGCCCGCATGTTCTCGGCGCAGGCGGCGGTCGAGGCGGCCAAGGCGATCATTAAATTCCTGCTGGTGGGCTTCGTGACCGCTGGCTTGTTCATGCACCATTTGGACGATTTCGTCGGGTTGGGACGGCTGGATTTCCTACCCGCCGCCGGCCGGGCCATGGATTTGGTCCTGACCTGCCTGTTATGGCTGTGCGCCTCGCTGGTCTTGATCGCGGCGGTGGATGTGCCGTTCCAACTGTGGTCGTGGAAGCGCAAGCTGCGGATGACCCTGCAAGAAATCAAGGACGAGATGCGCGACGCCGAGGGCAAGCCCGAGGTCAAGAGCCGCATCCGTGGCTTGCAGATGGAGATGGCGCGGCGGCGCATGATGGAAGAGGTGCCCAAGGCCGATGTGGTCATTACCAACCCGAGCCATTACGCCGTGGCCCTTAAATACGACGCGGCGGGCATGGCCGCGCCCAAGGTGGTCGCCAAGGGCGTGGATTTGATCGCGGCGCAAATCCGCAACCTGGCCCTGGGCGCGGAAGTGCCCTTGGTGGCCGCGCCGCCGCTGGCCCGCGCCCTCCACGCCAGCACCGAATTGGACCAGGAGATTCCGCAGGCGCTGTATCTCGCCGTGGCGCAGGTCTTGGCCTATGTCTACCAATTACGCGATGCCCGGCGTCATGGGGGGAGTGGGCCTGAACCTTTGGGGGATATCGAGGTACCGGAGGAGTATGCGCGGAGTTAG
- the fliR gene encoding flagellar biosynthetic protein FliR produces the protein MRFDEAQILAAIAGFAWVLLRSAAMFVSMPLFIGHTVPMPVRVMLATGVAFAVLPNLPPMPEVELFSLPGLFVSVQQCLIGAAMGFVLHMVFAAIVFGGQSVAYSMGLGFASLVDPLTGVQVPAIAQVYQLLGTLLFLSMDGHLVMIRLLADSFQAVPVGFEGLGRDALWELSLWTGKLMAAGLLLSLPMVAALLLINLGFGVASRAAPQLNIFSVGFPVSLLLGLVLMRLTLPDVLALFAGFLDEGYRLIGHLLG, from the coding sequence ATGCGCTTCGACGAAGCCCAAATCCTCGCCGCCATCGCCGGATTCGCCTGGGTCTTGCTGCGCTCGGCGGCGATGTTCGTGTCCATGCCGCTGTTCATCGGCCATACCGTGCCCATGCCGGTGCGGGTCATGCTCGCCACGGGCGTGGCCTTCGCCGTCCTGCCCAACCTGCCGCCCATGCCCGAGGTCGAGTTGTTCAGCCTGCCCGGCCTCTTCGTTTCCGTCCAGCAATGCCTGATCGGCGCGGCCATGGGTTTCGTGCTGCATATGGTGTTCGCCGCCATCGTGTTCGGCGGGCAGAGCGTGGCCTATAGCATGGGGCTGGGCTTCGCCTCCCTGGTCGATCCCCTGACCGGGGTGCAGGTACCCGCCATCGCCCAGGTCTACCAATTGCTGGGAACCCTATTGTTCCTGTCGATGGATGGGCATTTGGTGATGATTAGGCTGCTGGCGGACAGCTTCCAGGCGGTGCCGGTGGGATTCGAGGGACTCGGTCGCGACGCCTTGTGGGAACTGTCGCTCTGGACCGGGAAGCTGATGGCGGCGGGTTTGCTGCTGTCCCTGCCCATGGTGGCGGCGCTGTTGCTCATCAACCTGGGGTTCGGCGTGGCCAGCCGGGCCGCGCCGCAGCTCAATATCTTCTCGGTCGGCTTCCCGGTCAGCCTGTTGTTGGGCTTGGTGCTGATGCGGCTGACCCTGCCCGATGTGCTGGCCTTGTTCGCCGGTTTCCTCGACGAGGGCTATCGCTTGATCGGCCATCTGCTGGGCTGA
- the fliQ gene encoding flagellar biosynthesis protein FliQ, which produces MNPDMIAELGRQAMTVTVQISAPLLIGTLAVGLVIAVFQAATQINEMTLSFVPKLIIMALTLMFAGTWMLQLLIDYTRGLIRAIPHLIG; this is translated from the coding sequence ATGAACCCCGACATGATCGCCGAACTCGGCCGCCAAGCCATGACCGTCACCGTGCAAATCAGCGCCCCGTTGCTGATCGGCACCTTGGCCGTGGGACTCGTCATCGCGGTGTTCCAGGCCGCCACCCAGATCAACGAAATGACCCTCTCCTTCGTACCCAAGCTCATCATCATGGCCTTGACCCTGATGTTCGCCGGGACGTGGATGCTGCAATTGCTGATCGACTACACCCGCGGCCTCATCCGCGCCATTCCCCACCTCATCGGCTGA
- a CDS encoding SDR family NAD(P)-dependent oxidoreductase has translation MTKTEHESNSPVCAIVGAGPGNGAAFARRFAAAGYRVALLARNLARLSELAATLPGSRAYACDVTDGASIRAAFEAIARDLGPVEVLVYNAGKMVWGDPLALAEADFEAAWRINAHGAFLTARAVLPAMLAAGRGTVLFVGATASRRGRPGTTAFAAAKAAQRSLAESLARAYGPQGIHVSLLIIDGVVDEPVNRPAFPGRPDEFFAKPDDIAGTAVFLARQPRSAWTFELDVRPFGEPW, from the coding sequence ATGACCAAAACCGAGCATGAATCGAACTCCCCAGTATGCGCCATCGTGGGCGCTGGCCCCGGCAATGGCGCGGCCTTCGCCCGGCGCTTCGCCGCCGCGGGCTACCGTGTGGCGCTCCTGGCGCGGAACCTGGCGCGATTGTCCGAACTGGCCGCGACCCTCCCGGGCAGCCGGGCCTATGCTTGCGACGTCACCGACGGCGCGTCGATCCGGGCGGCGTTCGAGGCCATCGCCCGCGACCTGGGTCCGGTCGAAGTCCTGGTCTACAACGCCGGCAAGATGGTCTGGGGCGACCCGCTCGCACTGGCCGAGGCCGACTTCGAAGCCGCTTGGCGGATCAACGCCCACGGCGCCTTCCTGACGGCACGGGCGGTCTTGCCCGCCATGCTGGCGGCGGGGCGCGGCACGGTCCTTTTCGTCGGCGCGACCGCCTCGCGACGGGGCCGGCCCGGCACTACCGCCTTCGCCGCTGCCAAGGCCGCTCAACGCAGTCTCGCCGAATCCTTGGCCCGCGCCTATGGTCCCCAAGGCATCCACGTGTCCCTGCTGATCATCGACGGCGTGGTGGACGAGCCGGTCAACCGGCCCGCCTTCCCCGGCCGCCCGGACGAGTTCTTCGCAAAGCCCGACGACATCGCCGGGACCGCCGTGTTCCTGGCCCGCCAGCCGCGCTCGGCCTGGACCTTCGAATTGGATGTCCGGCCCTTCGGCGAACCGTGGTAG
- a CDS encoding alpha/beta fold hydrolase, with translation MQPKTPQKRRGRPIALSILVLASAGCSTPVGVQPVDIQTAYALQNLSALSAEQASEPSKTVLRRLGLLDRFETEPVRVLAELHRGLNPVDDDERLFALAELAFLHADRARDRRYFLAAAVYAWALLFPDADPPRLSPSDPRYRLAYDLYNQAVAKGLGQARGGDREEVVLRPGLYPLPFGTLRLGADPAGPAWGGYRLDHFMPTTTLRVRGFRNRYNRHGIGAPLTAAIDTQRSLEKTVGAERLAAGTQVPVTVLLRLDQARAHLADGRIEGRIEIYAADQATTVEVAGRSLPLESDPTAALAYQLEHSPLYDLELTGFLRGGLFKSWLPKDRAQDGLFTLHPYKPGRIPVVLVHGTGSSPARWAELVNELEGDPHIRERFQIWVFFYDSGNPIGFSASRLRSALNAAVEEFDPAGRDADLRRMVVVGHSQGGLLTKLTAIDSGDRFWRRISDQPFDAVPMDPEARAMLKGYAFYTPLPSVARVVFVATPHHGALLAAGRIGSIAASLVTLPVDLFSRAAQAVTLSGEEKLMKAILSPPTAVDNMNPDNPALQILQTIPVDPRIKAHSIIAVRGEGAEAAGDDGVVSYRSAHIDEAVSEKVVRWDHSCQGQPEVIEEIRRILYQHAAEYAGQRP, from the coding sequence ATGCAACCCAAGACACCACAAAAACGGCGCGGGCGGCCCATCGCCCTATCCATCCTCGTCCTTGCCAGCGCGGGTTGCTCGACCCCGGTCGGCGTGCAGCCGGTCGATATCCAGACCGCCTACGCCCTCCAGAACCTCAGCGCCCTCTCGGCGGAACAAGCCTCGGAGCCTTCCAAGACCGTGCTGCGGCGCTTGGGGCTGCTGGACCGCTTCGAGACCGAACCAGTCCGGGTGCTGGCCGAGTTGCACCGGGGGCTGAACCCGGTGGACGACGACGAGCGCTTGTTCGCGCTGGCGGAGCTTGCGTTCCTCCATGCCGACCGGGCGCGGGACCGCCGCTATTTCCTGGCGGCCGCCGTGTATGCCTGGGCTTTGCTGTTCCCGGACGCCGACCCGCCCCGGTTGTCCCCGTCCGACCCCCGCTATCGGTTGGCCTACGATCTGTATAACCAAGCCGTCGCCAAGGGCTTGGGCCAAGCGCGGGGCGGGGACCGGGAAGAGGTGGTGTTGCGGCCCGGCCTGTATCCGCTACCGTTCGGCACGTTGCGGCTGGGCGCGGACCCCGCCGGGCCGGCCTGGGGCGGCTACCGGCTGGATCATTTCATGCCGACCACGACCCTGCGGGTGCGGGGTTTCCGCAACCGCTATAACCGCCATGGCATCGGCGCTCCCTTGACCGCCGCCATCGACACCCAGCGCTCGCTGGAAAAAACCGTCGGCGCGGAACGGCTGGCGGCCGGCACCCAAGTTCCAGTCACCGTCCTGTTGCGGTTGGACCAGGCCCGCGCCCATCTGGCCGATGGCCGGATCGAAGGGCGGATCGAAATCTACGCCGCCGACCAAGCCACCACGGTCGAAGTCGCCGGGCGCAGCCTGCCGCTGGAATCCGACCCCACGGCGGCGTTGGCCTACCAGCTCGAACACAGTCCCCTTTACGATCTGGAATTGACCGGCTTCCTGCGCGGCGGCCTGTTCAAGAGTTGGCTGCCGAAGGATCGTGCCCAGGACGGCCTGTTCACCCTGCATCCCTATAAGCCGGGCCGGATTCCGGTGGTGCTGGTGCATGGCACGGGTTCCAGCCCCGCCCGCTGGGCCGAACTGGTCAACGAACTCGAAGGCGACCCCCACATCCGTGAGCGTTTCCAAATCTGGGTGTTCTTCTACGACAGCGGCAATCCCATCGGCTTTTCGGCCTCGCGCCTGCGCTCGGCTTTGAACGCCGCCGTCGAGGAATTCGACCCGGCGGGCCGGGACGCCGATCTGCGGCGGATGGTGGTGGTCGGCCATAGCCAGGGCGGTTTGCTGACCAAGCTCACCGCCATCGACAGCGGCGACCGCTTCTGGCGGCGCATCAGCGACCAGCCTTTCGATGCCGTCCCGATGGACCCGGAAGCGCGGGCCATGCTCAAGGGGTATGCCTTCTACACGCCCCTGCCGTCCGTGGCGCGGGTGGTGTTCGTCGCGACCCCGCACCATGGGGCGTTGTTGGCGGCGGGCCGGATCGGGTCCATCGCCGCTTCCCTGGTCACGCTGCCGGTGGATTTGTTCAGCCGGGCCGCCCAGGCCGTGACCCTGAGCGGCGAGGAAAAGCTGATGAAGGCCATCCTCAGCCCGCCGACGGCGGTGGATAACATGAACCCGGACAATCCCGCCCTCCAAATCCTCCAGACGATCCCGGTCGATCCCCGGATCAAGGCCCATTCCATCATCGCGGTGCGGGGCGAGGGTGCCGAAGCGGCGGGCGACGATGGCGTCGTGTCCTACCGCAGCGCCCATATCGACGAGGCGGTGTCGGAAAAGGTGGTGCGCTGGGACCATTCCTGCCAGGGCCAGCCCGAGGTGATCGAGGAAATCCGCCGTATCCTGTACCAACACGCGGCGGAGTACGCCGGACAGCGGCCTTAG
- a CDS encoding SpoIIE family protein phosphatase, with translation MQPQPHPAQAAGAGSQGFFREALAWALDQYVTVLALLAMTALVTYAILIADLRSQEGSAAALNLAGHQRMLIERGVLLALKMQHAETHAERQKIRQQMVETVTLFDNMHSYLRNGDRLIRQGPRLLAEPGELSPELRTIYYADPINLDQQVQSYISAVKKLLSQPVDQIDLDNPGLQYLLSTAPEKAVEGIDKVVAFYQKDSDFRLQNTQNLQAVSLVFFLGAIVFSGTFLLNPLVNRLKDSMASLAEQRDFNDNIINTAQALIIGLDPFGRINLFNRYAQEISGWAEDEVRGVDFFDTLFAPEQQDAIRALFLEVMEGGHAGEGGAEIPLMIRTQELVDIIWHATVVRDPATKLPTLFLITGDDITERKRAEDRLQATLVELEALSGRLQEEINLAATLQHSILPSPDIVLPGVQGKATLLTSSEVGGDYYDYYKVGGYYSVLLIGDVSGHGVAAGTMVSAAKAGLYPLVNEGVTRPAEILRSLNETMVATAHQSLLMTMGCFSLDSRTGHLRFANAGHVLPYLLRRGEREWRMIEGFGLPLGKTLDTDYLAVEQELQLEIGDRLFLFTDGLVEQESPRGQPFGFDRLEAVLSEHADAPPEVLQDQILATLRAHCGREHFDDDVTLAVIEHSDRVEAQAGAGESNQLVRVTEGFYRSQSDHFTSPTSRQLVVFMSEGEFHDLLPRLSADGIRRVLPRDDEFYHRLGWEHLLAQHQTTPDDDIYLLVPDRMMERSFLLTHSDDKLFFMEEIRAWLAELGVLPQEHLDFIPIVLDEMVENSLYGAPRDGQSRPFFIKGTERALAENELVRINVAVGPETVGLSVTDNWGTLTPAIFLDHLTHTLAEGVEAGVGGAGLYLMWRMSDYLQVRVTPHRSTQITTLWDLNRSPQIGLRTGFQFLYHSEHDEVVSHDASRFTFH, from the coding sequence ATGCAACCACAACCGCATCCTGCCCAAGCAGCGGGTGCCGGGTCGCAGGGCTTTTTCCGGGAAGCCTTGGCCTGGGCCTTGGACCAGTACGTCACGGTGTTGGCCTTGCTCGCCATGACCGCCCTTGTGACCTACGCCATCTTGATCGCCGACCTCCGCAGCCAGGAAGGTAGCGCCGCCGCCCTCAACCTCGCAGGCCATCAACGCATGTTGATCGAGCGCGGCGTCTTGCTCGCGCTCAAGATGCAGCATGCCGAGACCCACGCCGAACGCCAGAAGATCCGCCAGCAAATGGTGGAAACCGTGACCCTGTTCGACAACATGCACAGCTATCTCCGCAACGGCGACCGCCTCATCCGCCAGGGGCCGCGGCTCTTGGCCGAGCCGGGCGAGTTGTCGCCGGAACTCAGGACCATCTATTACGCCGATCCCATCAACCTCGACCAGCAGGTCCAGAGCTACATCTCCGCCGTCAAGAAGCTCCTGTCGCAGCCGGTGGATCAAATCGATCTCGACAACCCCGGCCTGCAATATCTCTTGTCCACCGCGCCGGAAAAGGCCGTGGAAGGCATCGACAAGGTGGTGGCGTTCTACCAGAAGGATTCCGACTTCCGCTTGCAAAACACCCAGAACCTCCAGGCCGTGTCGCTGGTGTTCTTCTTGGGCGCCATCGTGTTTTCCGGCACCTTCCTGTTGAATCCCTTGGTGAACCGGCTCAAGGACAGCATGGCTAGCCTCGCCGAGCAGCGCGACTTCAACGACAACATCATCAACACCGCCCAGGCGCTCATCATCGGTCTCGATCCCTTCGGTCGCATCAACCTGTTCAACCGCTACGCCCAGGAAATTTCGGGCTGGGCCGAGGACGAGGTGCGCGGGGTCGATTTCTTCGACACCTTGTTCGCGCCGGAGCAGCAGGACGCCATCCGGGCCTTGTTCCTGGAAGTCATGGAAGGCGGCCACGCCGGCGAGGGCGGCGCGGAAATCCCCTTGATGATCCGCACCCAGGAATTGGTGGACATCATCTGGCACGCCACCGTGGTGCGCGACCCCGCGACCAAGCTGCCGACGCTGTTCCTCATCACCGGCGACGACATCACCGAGCGCAAACGCGCCGAGGACCGCTTGCAGGCCACCCTGGTCGAACTCGAAGCCCTCAGTGGCCGCTTGCAGGAGGAAATCAACCTCGCCGCCACCTTGCAGCACTCGATCCTGCCCAGCCCGGACATCGTCCTCCCCGGCGTGCAGGGCAAGGCCACGCTGTTGACTTCGAGCGAGGTCGGCGGCGACTACTACGACTATTACAAGGTGGGTGGCTATTACTCGGTGCTGTTGATCGGCGACGTCAGCGGCCATGGCGTGGCGGCGGGCACCATGGTGTCGGCGGCCAAGGCCGGCCTTTATCCGTTGGTGAACGAAGGTGTGACCCGTCCCGCCGAAATCCTCCGCTCCTTGAACGAAACCATGGTGGCGACCGCGCACCAATCCTTGCTGATGACCATGGGCTGTTTCAGCCTGGACAGCCGCACCGGACATTTGCGCTTCGCCAACGCCGGCCATGTGCTGCCTTATCTACTCCGCCGGGGCGAACGGGAATGGCGCATGATCGAAGGCTTCGGCCTGCCCTTGGGCAAGACCCTGGACACCGACTATCTGGCGGTCGAGCAGGAACTGCAACTGGAGATCGGCGACCGCTTGTTCCTGTTCACCGACGGCTTGGTCGAGCAGGAATCGCCCCGCGGCCAGCCCTTCGGCTTCGATAGGCTGGAAGCCGTGTTGAGCGAACATGCCGACGCCCCGCCCGAGGTGTTGCAGGATCAAATCCTGGCCACCCTCCGCGCCCATTGTGGCCGCGAGCATTTCGACGACGACGTGACCCTGGCCGTGATCGAGCATTCCGACCGGGTGGAAGCCCAGGCCGGGGCGGGCGAATCCAACCAGCTGGTGCGCGTCACCGAAGGCTTCTACCGTTCGCAGTCCGACCATTTCACCTCGCCGACCTCGCGGCAATTGGTGGTGTTCATGAGCGAGGGCGAGTTCCACGACCTGCTGCCCCGCCTCAGCGCCGACGGCATCCGCCGGGTGCTGCCGCGCGACGACGAGTTCTACCACCGCCTGGGTTGGGAACACCTTTTGGCCCAGCACCAAACCACGCCCGACGACGATATCTACCTACTGGTCCCCGACCGGATGATGGAGCGTTCCTTCCTGCTGACCCATAGCGACGACAAGCTGTTCTTCATGGAGGAAATCCGCGCCTGGCTGGCCGAACTCGGCGTCTTGCCGCAGGAGCATCTGGACTTCATCCCCATCGTGCTGGACGAAATGGTCGAGAATTCGCTGTACGGCGCGCCCCGCGACGGCCAGAGCCGCCCGTTCTTCATCAAGGGCACGGAACGCGCCCTGGCCGAGAACGAGCTGGTCAGGATCAATGTCGCGGTCGGCCCGGAAACCGTGGGCCTGTCCGTCACCGACAACTGGGGTACCCTGACCCCGGCGATCTTCCTCGACCATCTCACCCACACCCTGGCCGAGGGCGTCGAGGCCGGTGTCGGCGGCGCGGGCTTGTACCTGATGTGGCGTATGTCGGATTACTTGCAGGTGCGCGTCACCCCGCACCGCAGCACCCAGATCACCACGCTTTGGGACTTGAACAGGTCGCCGCAGATCGGCCTGCGTACCGGGTTCCAGTTCCTTTACCACAGCGAACACGATGAGGTCGTCAGCCATGACGCTAGCAGATTTACTTTCCATTAA
- a CDS encoding PhnD/SsuA/transferrin family substrate-binding protein — protein sequence MTLADLLSINPLPASEAGLRCYELIGSVDAHSAPALNQLRGVESSTRVKLDFIKVERVNSMGLSLLLKLFEEWEKRGIKIEVENPNRMVAMLFKITGLGRFLTADVKLPSERSGGAQPSVVSSVRAAAKPAEAAPAGGKLNFVASLQVGAQLSGWYLLNTYLQRRLQRAIHFEQLPAGRELGQEVVDLLFAKPFEACAMMQKRGFIPLLRPVGEADEVVIVMRADDPRTLADLPEAQAVTASQGSFVYVLGRFLCDENGLDSSRFQQHFAGNEIKALQMLLKQQADVLFMLKKTYYGLSGLTRGNTRVVDESDTQFAFHLLCIDPAIAAQKDDITQTFLNMAEDDQGRQILKDIQLEGWCVPQEGELGMLMRLYERYSE from the coding sequence ATGACGCTAGCAGATTTACTTTCCATTAATCCCTTGCCTGCCAGCGAAGCGGGACTGCGTTGCTACGAGCTGATCGGTTCGGTGGACGCCCATTCGGCCCCCGCGCTCAACCAATTGCGCGGGGTCGAATCCAGCACCCGCGTGAAGCTGGATTTCATCAAGGTGGAGCGGGTCAATTCGATGGGCTTGTCCCTGCTCTTGAAGCTGTTCGAGGAATGGGAGAAGCGCGGCATCAAGATCGAGGTGGAAAATCCCAACCGCATGGTGGCGATGCTGTTCAAGATCACGGGGCTGGGCCGATTCCTGACTGCCGACGTGAAGCTGCCGTCCGAGCGTAGCGGCGGTGCCCAGCCCTCGGTGGTGAGTTCGGTGCGGGCGGCGGCCAAACCCGCCGAGGCCGCGCCCGCCGGCGGCAAGCTGAATTTCGTCGCCAGCCTGCAAGTGGGCGCGCAGTTGAGCGGCTGGTATCTGCTGAACACCTATCTGCAACGGCGCTTGCAGCGGGCGATCCATTTCGAGCAATTGCCCGCCGGGCGCGAACTGGGCCAGGAGGTGGTGGATTTGCTGTTCGCCAAGCCGTTCGAGGCATGCGCGATGATGCAGAAGCGGGGTTTCATCCCGCTGCTGCGTCCGGTCGGCGAGGCCGATGAGGTGGTGATCGTGATGCGGGCCGACGATCCCAGGACGTTGGCCGATCTGCCCGAAGCGCAGGCGGTGACGGCTTCGCAGGGGAGTTTCGTCTATGTACTGGGGCGGTTCTTGTGCGACGAGAACGGATTGGATTCCTCGCGCTTCCAGCAGCATTTCGCGGGCAACGAGATCAAGGCGCTGCAAATGCTGCTGAAGCAGCAGGCGGACGTGTTGTTCATGCTCAAGAAAACCTATTACGGGCTGTCCGGGCTGACCCGCGGCAATACCCGCGTGGTGGACGAGAGCGATACCCAGTTCGCTTTCCATTTGCTGTGTATCGATCCGGCCATCGCGGCGCAGAAGGACGACATTACCCAGACCTTCCTGAATATGGCGGAGGACGACCAGGGTCGGCAAATCCTCAAGGATATCCAGTTGGAGGGCTGGTGCGTGCCGCAGGAGGGGGAATTGGGAATGTTGATGCGGTTGTATGAGCGGTATTCGGAGTAG
- a CDS encoding acyltransferase family protein translates to MPIKTRLEWLDGLRGWACIVVFLHHLVGAFLLEYLPEYKGPWNSFITDGGLAVSVFFVISGFALSVKGVYGEGGSLLVATTSRYFRLAIPVFAVSLIAFLLMKAHLIFNKDAARYLADLMRWDARTYNWIGDHFHTQPNFGGMLTFAFYECFFEYQPKTSYNSSLWTMQTELLGSYMLYAFIAIYRSHGKANWLVALILLVFFYLKNQKLACFWLGYILCELNKSHFDKRDFTSVGSEVLAFAIIATDGYISTWHRGFENHPKVMCLMAASIVLAVALSPRLKALLSSGLSLFLGKISFPLYLIQIVVICSWSSFLLIALPGLGLGKAITAGMILVTTAMICLVISRYLLAVETMSMRLSKAIALKLLP, encoded by the coding sequence ATGCCCATCAAAACAAGACTGGAATGGCTGGATGGGCTGAGGGGATGGGCCTGTATCGTGGTGTTTCTACACCACTTGGTGGGCGCTTTCCTGCTCGAATATCTACCGGAATACAAAGGCCCATGGAACTCGTTCATCACCGACGGTGGCCTCGCGGTATCTGTCTTTTTCGTGATTTCCGGTTTCGCCTTGAGCGTGAAAGGGGTTTATGGGGAGGGCGGCAGTCTGCTCGTGGCCACCACATCGAGATATTTCAGGCTGGCCATCCCGGTATTCGCTGTCTCCCTGATCGCGTTTTTGCTGATGAAGGCGCATTTGATCTTCAACAAAGACGCGGCCCGATATTTGGCCGATCTAATGCGGTGGGATGCCCGTACCTATAATTGGATCGGCGACCACTTCCACACCCAACCAAACTTCGGCGGGATGCTGACGTTTGCCTTCTACGAGTGCTTTTTCGAATATCAGCCGAAAACCAGCTATAACTCAAGTTTATGGACCATGCAGACTGAACTGCTCGGTTCATATATGCTCTATGCGTTCATCGCCATCTATAGAAGCCATGGCAAAGCCAACTGGCTTGTCGCGCTTATTCTATTGGTTTTCTTCTACCTGAAAAATCAAAAGCTAGCCTGTTTCTGGCTGGGCTATATCCTATGCGAACTCAATAAATCGCACTTCGATAAGCGCGACTTTACTTCCGTCGGGTCCGAGGTATTGGCATTCGCGATCATCGCCACCGATGGGTATATATCGACTTGGCATAGGGGGTTCGAGAACCACCCGAAAGTGATGTGCCTCATGGCGGCGAGTATCGTGCTGGCGGTGGCTTTATCCCCACGCCTCAAAGCGCTGCTTTCCTCCGGCCTTTCGCTTTTCCTGGGGAAAATATCGTTCCCCCTCTATCTGATACAGATCGTTGTCATATGCTCATGGTCGTCCTTTTTGTTGATCGCATTGCCGGGATTGGGCCTGGGAAAAGCCATAACGGCGGGTATGATATTGGTCACGACCGCCATGATATGCTTGGTCATCAGCCGGTATCTGCTTGCGGTGGAAACAATGAGCATGAGGCTCTCCAAAGCCATCGCTTTGAAATTACTTCCATAA
- a CDS encoding transposase, with product MITDLPADIPATTIADLYRRRWTLETAFQHVERHFNSEIETLAYPKAALFGFALALVAYNISSVMISALDCVHPKPVSKDVSGYYIAHEIAATFLALVQLGEALDWVSVAARTPSGFAAWLRETARNVNLRALRKHSRGPKQPKSKPPYDPKQPHVSTYQLLTGKK from the coding sequence ATGATCACCGATCTGCCCGCCGACATTCCCGCCACCACCATCGCCGACCTTTACCGCCGAAGGTGGACCCTGGAAACCGCGTTCCAACACGTCGAAAGGCATTTCAATTCCGAGATCGAAACCCTGGCCTATCCCAAGGCCGCCCTGTTCGGATTCGCCCTGGCCCTGGTGGCCTATAACATTTCCTCGGTGATGATCTCGGCGCTGGATTGCGTCCACCCAAAGCCGGTATCCAAGGATGTTTCCGGGTATTACATTGCCCACGAGATCGCCGCCACCTTCCTCGCCCTCGTCCAGCTGGGCGAGGCCTTGGATTGGGTATCCGTCGCCGCCCGCACCCCGTCCGGGTTCGCCGCCTGGCTGCGCGAAACCGCCCGCAACGTCAATCTCCGCGCCCTGAGGAAGCATTCGAGGGGTCCCAAACAGCCAAAATCCAAGCCCCCCTACGATCCAAAGCAGCCCCATGTCTCGACTTATCAATTGCTTACGGGTAAGAAGTAG